Genomic window (Oncorhynchus mykiss isolate Arlee chromosome 28, USDA_OmykA_1.1, whole genome shotgun sequence):
ccatccccactgtcaaacatggtggtggcagcatcatggtttgggcctgcttttcttcagcagggacagggaagatggttaaaattgatgggaagatggatggagccaaatacaggaccattctggaagaaatctgcaaaagacctgagactgggacggagatttgtcttccaacaagacaatgatccaaaacataaagcaaaatctacaatggaatggttcaaaaataaacatatccaggtgttagaatggccaagtcaaagtccagacctgaatccaatcgagaatctgtggaaagaactgaaaactgctgttcacaaatgctctccatccaacctcactgagctcgagctgttttgcaaggaggaatgggaaaaaatgtcagtctctcgatgtgcaaaactgatagagacataccccaagcgacttacagctgtaatcgcagcaaaaggtggcgctacaaagtattaacttaagggggctgaataattttgcacgcccaatttttcagtttttgatttgttaaaaaagtttgaaatatccaataaatgtcgttccacttcatgattgtgtcccacttgttgttgattcttcacaaaatacagttttatatatttatgtttgaagcctgaaatgtggcaaaaggtcgcaaagttcaagggggccgaatactttcgcaaggcactgtattcttcaaagtagccactcttggcattctctcaaccagcttcatgaggtaatcatctggactgcatttcaattaaatcaaatcaaatcaaatgtatttatatagcccttcgtacatcagctgatatctcaaagtgctgtacagaaacccagcctaaaaccccaaacagcaagcaatgcaggtgtagaagcacggtggctaggaaaaactccctagaaaggccaaaacctaggaagaaacctagagaggaaccaggctatgtggggtggccagtcctcttctggctgttttACACAGCTGTGTTAAACAGGtgtgttaaaagttaatttgtggaatttctttccttcttaatgcgtttgagctttAAGGtaagggggtatacagaagatagccctatttggtaaaatatcaagtcaatattatggcaagaacacctCTAATATGCAGAGAGGaacgacagttcatcattacttgaggacataaaggtcagtcaatccggaaaatttcaagaacttttaaagtttcttcaagtgcagtcgcaaaaaacatcaagttcaatgatgaaactggctctcatgaggaccaccacaggaaaggaagacccagagttatctctgctgcagaggatatgttcattagagttaccagccgcagaaattgcagcacaaataaatgcttcacagagttcaagtaactgacacatctcaacatcaactgttcagaggagactgcgtgaatcaggccttcatggttgaattgctacaaagaaaccactactaaaggataccaataataagaagaaacttgcttgggccaagaaacacgagcaatagacattagactggtggaaatctgtcctttggtctggagtctaaatttgagattttggttccaaccgccgtgtcttttgtgagacgcagagtaggtgaacggatgatctccgcatgtgtggttcccactgtgaagcatggaggaggagatgtgatggtgtgggggtgctttgttggtgacattgcctgttatttatttagaatttaagccacacttgaccagcatggctaccacagcattctgcagcgatacgccattccatctggttttggcttagtgggaatataatttgtttttcaacaggacaacgacacaacacacctccaggttgtgtaagggctatttgaccaagaaggagagtgatggagtgttgcatcaaatgacctggcctccacaatcacccgacctcaacccaattgaggtggttagggatgagttggaccgcagtgtgaaggaaaagcagccaacaagagctcagcatatgtgggaactccttcaagactgttggaaaagcattccaggtgaagctggttgagaaaattccaagagtgtgtaaagctgtcgtcaaggcaaagggtggctactttaaagaagtAGCCATCCTTCCCAGCCCCACTAACACCCCACTAAACGTAAAGAATTTTGATTTGtatgacacttttttggttactacatgattccatatgtgttatttcatatgtgagatgatgtcttcactattattctacaatgtaggaaatagtacaaataaagaaaaacccttgaatgagtaggtgtgtccaaacttttgactgatactgtatattgtaAAAATTCCTGGATGTTTATCTGCTCCTGTTGAATAAATTAACTTTATGGATTTCTGCTTTGCATTACGATTCATAATTCTGTCTTATCTCAGCACTGTTTTTATCACTGTCTGCTGACACAGATGCAAACTAAATTTGCGtctcaaatagaaccctattccctatataatgcatacTTTTTTCTGGTCAGAAATGTGCACTgcatcgggaatagggtgccatttgggatgaacacAACATTTTAGCTGACCTATTAAATGTTTAAACCCGTATTTGAATTGTACTGTACAGAACACTCCCTTTATTCTTTGACAGAGCAATTTGAACCAAGATGTCTTTATCCAGAGTGACTGCAGACATTTTCATACTATTTAGTACAGGTCCCCCATGGGAAtgtaacccacaaccctggcatccAAGCACCATgtcctaccaactgagccacgcaGGATTACTATTACTGTTGACTGGGAATGCATTACACGCCCTTCAGACAGCAACATGAGTATGCACTGACTTTAGACAGAGTACTGTTGTGACATTCTAGGACAATGTAATATATTCACCCAGACCAAAACATCCCCATGAACAACGCACACATTAACTACACTGTACACGTTGACTGAAGAGGCTTCTCACCATGcacaacaaacacattgtctgtgtcccaaatggcatgctattccctatataccacACTACtttacactacttttgaccagagcccagaaccctagtcaaaagtagtgtactgcattgggaatagggttccatttgggacgcaaaaaTGAACTATGCTGTACCCGTTGACTGGAGAGTGTCCTCACTCACacgtctgtccttctgtctgtctgtctgctagcgCCACATGCCCCAAACCACGACAACAACAGGGGGGAATAGGAAGTTCATGTGTACAGAGTGTTCCAAGGCTTTTAAATACAAGCACCACCTGAAGGAGCACCTGCGTATTCACAGCGGTGAGTAATACTGGCATCACCTTGGTCACCATGGCAACACACACATGGGACTCACATGGTTAAGTCCCAAATGCTATCCTATTCTCTAATATAGCGCACTaattttgatcagagccctattggCCAATTGGGACACagtcctggtcaaaggtagtacaCTATAGGCTATAGGGaagagggtgtcatttgggacagaaTCCTAGTGACTCACCAATATATTCACAGCACTGCTGGTCCAGATGTATCTAACTAACCATTTCCTTTGATATGTTTATAATATGCCGCTCTATAATTTCTGATTCTTGATTATGATAATTATTGAATCTGTGCTTCTGGCCAATGTGTCATAATTCTGTTGCTGTTGGCCTCAGGGACATGACTCCATTACCTCAGCCTGTTTGTTAATAATAGGTGCatctgcaccctattccccaggtagtgcactacatctgaccagggcccataggtgtcaaacatagtgcactatataaggaaatgggtgccatttgggacacaaaccttATGTTTTCAGATGTTTCCTGGAAGTAGCTTTATTTGATTACTCTATTCTTCTTATTTGACAAATTTCTCTCAGGAGAGAAGCCATACGAGTGCCCCAACTGTAAGAAGCGATTTTCCCACTCCGGGTCCTACAGCTCCCACATCAGCAGTAAGAAGTGTGTTGGCATGGTGCCTGTCAACGGTACCCCCCGACCAGTCATGAAGGCCTCCCAGACCCCCGCCACCCAGAACCAGCTTTCCGGCACTGCCCCCGTAGCCCCTACCCGACTGCTCCTCCGGGGGGAGAAGACAGATGGCAAGCCCCTTCAGGAGCAGCTCCCCGTCAACCAGATCAAATCAGAGCCGGTGGAATATGAGTACAAGCCGGTGGCGGTAGGGCCTAACGGGGCAGCAGGGACTAATGGGGCAGCAGGGACTAACGGGACAGTGTTTACCAGTGGCATGGCGGTACCCCAGGGCACGGGGCTGCCACAGGGCATGGTCCAGGCGGTGGTACTGCCCACCGTTGGTTTGATGTCTCCTATCAGTATTAATCTCAGCGACCTGCAGAACGTACTCAAGgtttgatttgtatttatttgccGATTTAAAAACAGAATTCAACCATGcatttaaaattattattttttaaatacaaaaagtTTTAAAGGGCCCCTTGCGGCCAGAAATGACCAAATCTAGCTATTGTATGGAGCCCCTTGACGTTGTGGTCATTTGTTAACCTCGCAGTTGGTGTGTCTATCATCCCAGTGACTTTTACACATTTTAACATTAAGCTTTAGTACCACTACTCATCAAGGATAGCACCAAAAAAGGttacttatttccattgtggtgcTCTTATTTTCAAGGTGGCCATGGATGGGAATGTGTTTCGCCAGGTGCTGGGGACGGCCAACGGGCTGGTGACGTCCAAGCAGGGGGTGGTGGGGCAGGCTGGGCAGCAGGTCATCTCAGCCATCAGCCTCCCTGGCTTCGTGGACCAAGACGGAACCACCAAGATCATTATCAACTACACCCTGGAGCCCAGCTTGGCCCAACAGCCCAGCGCACCTCAGCTCCTCAAGAAGGAACCTCTCACTGCCCCCACCACCACAAACATACAGCCAGCCTCCAAAGTAACAGAGAAACTCACCCAGGACCTCAGCATCATCAAGACCGAGCAGCCCGACTCTGAGTctgagaaggagatggagaaagaggaggcTCAGACCGAggcagaggcagagcagagtaaGGAGGGTGAAACTCCAAAGGCCCAGACAGGCAAGACAACATGTCTGCTGTGTGATGACTGTCCTGGTGGTTTGGATGCACTACACATGCTCCAGCACTGTAAACCTACCAATGGGGAGGGGGGTGACGGCAGCCCCCTGGACCCCTCTATCGCCGCCCTGCTGGCAGAAGCAGGGATAACACCAGGCCAGCCCCCTCTGAAGAACCTGCTCTCCCTCCTCAAGGCCTACTTTGCCTTAAACGCAGAGCCCACCGAGGAAGAGCTGGCCAAGATCTCTGACAACGTCAGCTTGCCCGTGGACATAGTCAAGAAATGGTTTGAGAAGATGCAGTCCGGTCAGATTACTGTCGAGCCCCCTGGTTCCTCTTCCCCTCTACCTTCAACAGGTCTTGGCACAGAGACTCAGGCGGCCCAAGAGAAGAGCGGAGAGCAGACAGAGGAGCAACTCGCCTCGGCCCAAACCCAGGAGACATCATCTTCCCAACCTCCCAACAGTTCCCCTGCCTCGACCTCCGCCTCGCCCTTGGTCTCAGCCTCGGCTCCCTCACCACTAAACCTCTCCTCCAGCGGCCGGGTCAtcgtgaaaacagaggaggactCAGAGGGCGAGTCTCAAGATCTTCCCCTGGACCTGTCACTTCCCAAGCAGCCCCAATCAGAGCCCCAGGTCCCCCATGTCCCCCAGGAGCAACCCCTCAACCTCACCTGTTTGAAGAAGGAAACGTCCCATCCCCAACTCCAGGcccagctccaaccccagctCCCAGGGTTCCAAACCCAGCTCCAGTcccagctccaaccccagctCCAGGCCCAGATCCAGGcccagctccaaccccagctccaggcccagctccaaccccagctCCAGGGCCAGCTCCCAGGGTTCCAAACCCAGCTCCAGGCTCAGGGAACCACCAACACCATCTACGTCACTTCCCCCCCGCAGATGGCCACCTCCAGCCCGGTTAACATCATGACCACCCAGCTAGTAGCCATCACCAACCAGGGCAGCGGTGTGCCCTGTCTCAGGGCCATCTCCACTGGCACCACCAAACGGACTATCCTCATCCCCCAGCTTACCTACACATACACCACTAAAGCAGGCAACAACGCCACTGGGGCCGACGGAGCCCAGAAGACCGTCATACTCAACGGCTGCCAGGTTAGTTTGTGAGCAAGCTATTCAGAATGTTTGAAATGTGTGAGATGAGACACTAGGAAGATATACAGTAGATGGGACACAGAGATGGTTGTTCGTCAATAATAGGGGAAAATCAATCAGTGAAGGAGAgggataccacacacacaccacacaccacacacacacacacacacacacacacacacacacacacacacacacacacacacacacacacacacacacacacacaccaacagaggAGAGTGttatgtctaacagaacacattgATTCAGTTGAAGAGCAGAGCAGAAGAACACAGTGGAAGGAATGCACTGTGAGTTTCCTGCAGTTTCCTGCAGTTTTACTGAGTAGCCTGAATAACCCAGCACCAAGAAGTAAGTCTGCATCTCaattggtaccctattccctatatagtgtagaacttttggccagggcccatagtgctctggtcaaaagtagtgcactatatagggaatcggatGCAATTTGGAACGCTTTCCCCCTGCCTGTGGAAAAATGAAAGCAGTCCTGGCTGAATGGTTTGGGCTCCCTCCAGGCTTCCCTGAGCTGGATGATGTATGTACCAGGTGAAGTTACCTAATACTCTGTGCGTGCATGACAGCAGACAGAATTATCTGCCGCAGCCTGGAGTTGAGTTGGATTCTTCCAGTAGGAGTcaggggatggtgtgtgtgtgtgtgtgtgtgtgtgtgtgtgtgtgtgtgtgtgtgtgtgtgtgtgtgtgtgtgtgtgtgtgtgtgtgtgcgtgtgcgtgtgtaaagAAAGACTAGCAGAATGAATCCTTGCATGTTTATACATGTGAGCAGCTCACAGCGCGGTGTCTGTCTGAAAACCCACGTCTGTCAGTGTCTGGCAGACAGGTCTCTCTAAGTACTCCTGCTGGCTCACTAGAACTGACACAAAGGCCTGTGACAGTGGAAACACTGTGTTTTACATACTGCTGCTTTTATGGTCTAGTCTTGCATGATTATACAGTAATAGCAATGTCACATTAGAACAGATTTCGGATTTTGCATTATAATTATTTTGCTTTGCAAGCACTGGGAAAATGTTTATGTAATGAAAAGCATAATAAGTGAAATACTTAATAATAATGATAAATGATTAAAGCATCTCTCTTTTActttgaggaggaggagaaggctgACACCAGTTCAGAGAGCGTGTCGGCGGTAGAGGAGCAGAACGACTCGGACTCAGCCCCTCCACAGAAGAAGATGCGTCGGCTGGAGAGTGGCATGTATGCCTGTGACCTATGTGACAAGATCTTCCAGAAGAGCAGCTCCCTGCTCAGGCATAAATACGAACACACAGGTAAATCATATGCCCGGCGGTTGCGGGTCCATTGGGTCAGGGGCCAGatagcatctcagagtaggagtgtggATTTAGGATCAgctttgccttttagatcacaatgaataagattatacagacaggtgggaacctgatcttagatcagcactcctactctgataaTTCTTGACTTTTTAATGAGTGCTGCCGGGCCTATGCCATTCCTTCTCGTCTGTGCTATGAGACATTACTTCACTTCTTCCATGATATGAAGCATTGACAGGCATTTAAAACACCAAGGTCTTTATCTGTCACTTTCATATAGTAAACCAATGGTTCTTCCCTGAAGATGGTATTTTAGCcagtttcaaacagctgaaaatacaatatttttggttatggaaaatatatttcacagcggtttagatggtacagatTCTAcccaataaatgcttgttttgtcacattaactgaaattaggcaaactatttgaatttttgcataccaggaaatggaggagctatttttctgcatagtgcatctttaaaccACCTAATGTCCTCCTAAAACACACATGAATTATTTCCTATGAGATGCATGCGTAACTACTGGCTCCAGCACTTTGATTCGATTTGGATTTGCCAAAAAGGctctgtgtgcatcccaaatggcacccatgtAGTGCAAatgtattgcactacttttgaccaggacccataggagaatagggtgccatttgggacacaaagtCTGTTTACAATTAGCCATGCTCCATTCTATTCTGAGAGGGCAGGTGGGTATTGGTCTGGTCCAGCCATGACTGCACTACTCTCAGACCACACATAGCCAATGGCATTGTGAAGACTgggtctgcttcccaaatggccaCATATCCCCTATACAGTGAACAACTTTTGACCTGGGTccatataggaaatagggtgccatttgggaagcaatcCTGGCCTGGCGTAGGACAGGCAGGCAGTGTCCAAATCACTTCAGAAAAGGGGGTGTTTAACGGCCCCGTTGGATGGGCCCAGTTgaaccctttatagtgcactactttttaccagggcccctAGGGGACCGGTCAAGCAGAATATTTGAAAATTTCAGCATTTGGCAGCTAGCTTGATCTCATTTCACCCTAAGATGTTTGTTTATTTTACTGAAAAATATTCCTGTGCAACAGACCTGCTGGAATCCGTTTGGGGGAATATTCTGAAGTGTTTTAtgctgaacataaatataaacgcaacatgtaaagtgttggtcccatgtttcatgagctgaaataaaatatcccagaaatcttccatatgcacaaaaagtgtatttctctccaattttgtgcacaaatttgtttacatccctcttagtgagccatccacctgacaggtgtggcatatcaagacgctgattaaacggaatgatcattacacaggtgcaccttgtgcttcggacaatgaaaggccactctaaaatgtacagttttgtcacacaacacaatgctacagatgtctcaagttttgagggagcgtgcaattgacatgctgactgcaggaatgtctaccagagctgttgacagagaattctctaccataagccacctccaaatttggtagtacgtccaaccggcctcacaaccacagacaacgTGTAACCACTCCAGaccaggacttccacatccggcttcttcaccggcgggatggtctgagactaGCCACCCGGATAGCTgttgaaactgaggagtatttctgtctctaGTAGAGCCCTTTTGTGttgaaaaactcattctgattggctgggcctggctccccagtgggtaggcctatgccctcccaaccCCACTCATGGCTGCACCACTGCCCAGtcaatccatagattagggcctaatgaatttattgaaattgactggttttcttatatgaactgtaactcagtaaaatcattgaaattgttgcatgttgcatttatatttttgttcagtatacttaaTTGTGAGGGTTTGTGTTATGATACTGTTTCCATGACAAATGCTGTTGGTTTCACAGGTAGTAAGTCTAAAGGCAGGTCAGTGTAATGTAGACAGTGACAGACATGATGTAATGGTAAAagcaaggcacacacacacacacacacacacacacacacacacacagagcaaatcAAGAGTAATGGGTTGCGGATTGAAAAAAACTTTTTTACAGGGTTAAGCAGACACCTGTGGTGTGTTTAATGGAGAAGTTGGTTGAGTTTgaaactctgtttctctctccaacTTTTCCAACCCATACTCAGTATGTGGCTGTGTGTCTTTCAGAGGGTTTTAAATCAAGTTTCTGTTAAACATCCATGTACATTGGACACTAAAGTAATctactcttctctcttcttctcttctgttTTCAGGAAAACGTCCACACGAGTGTGGCATCTGCAACAAAGCCTTCAAACACAAGCACCACTTGATAGAGCACACGCGTCTGCACTCCGGAGAGAAGCCCTACCGGTGTGACAAGTGTGGCAAGTGTTTCTCCCACTCGGGCTCCTACTCCCAGCACATGAACCACCGATACTCATACTGCAAGAAGGAGCCCCAAGGAGATCATCAGGTGGGGCGTCGGCTCAGGATGACCCCCGAAATGAGCCCCCAAGCAGAGGAGCAGCAGTTAGATAGCCggcccacctcccctccctcccaactGGACTCagatgagagggagagtgaggaggagctggaggaagaggaaggagaggaggaaggcatggAAGCCATGAGCATGGACGACATACGGGTGGTGCAGGTGGGCGAGGATGATGAAGAGAGTGAGATCTACGAGGTGGAGGACTTTGAAGGGGAGaggcaagaggaggaggaagaagggagcagagaggaggaggcacagcaggaagaggaggagggacagcaggaagaggaggaggcacagcaggaagaggaggaggaagaagggagcagagaggaggaggcacagcaggaagaggaggagggacagcAGGAAAataaggaggaagggaggagagaggaggaggaagaagggagtagagaggaggaggcacaccagaaggagggggaggaagaggaatggaggagagaggaagagagcagagaggagtctGTACAGCAGGAGAAAGATGTgtatgaggaagaggaggaggaggagatggaggtacAGGTGATGGGAGATGGGGAGGCggaggaaggagaggcagagaaggaAACTGTGGTAACAGAGAAGGAGACTGTGGTAACAGAGAAGGAGACTGTGGTAACAGAGAAGGAAACTGTGATAACAGAGAAGGAAACTGTGGTAACAGAGAAGGAAACTGTGGTAACAGAGAAGGCTAAGGAAACAGATAACAAAGAACCACATGTGGACAAAGAGAACATTACAGAAACATTAGAAAATGGACAGAAAGAAACAGAGGAAAACAAGATGAACAGtgaatgaaaaatacattttgtgttGAAAATGTCATATAGCAGGAAAGGAAAATATTGTCTTGTTGTCAAAAgaagaaacaaaacaaacatggctGCCATGTTGATGCTGTGTTGTCGGTCCACTACTGTGTTCAAACCCAGGTGTGCCTGAACTAGACAAAAAAAGAAGTGACTTTTATTTGTGGAAAAAAATCAGTGTTACttagaccttgtttatagaaGTATTATACATTTGAAAAGAAGGAAGAAAAGAAACACCCATGGACTGAGAGTGTGACATCCGATCCCAGGTCATTTCTGTTTGTCAGTGCTATTACTAATTTTGCAGCTCATGTTTTAACCTTTTAACCTGTACAGTTGAAGAAAGATTTCTATACCTTTTTATTGCCAAATGATGGTGTTTGCTAAAATCAGTATTTTATTGagttgtaaaaaaacaaaacatctgCACTACAGTATTCCTGGTTTACCTATGGATAAAACATGCCTCATGATGTGTTGTTCACCCTTTAGTATGATTATGTACACACTAGCTATAGATCTTCTTTATGTTAGCTAACCTTAGCATAGCATTTTGTTTTAAGTTGGATTGTTAGCCTTAAGAAGAAAAGAGGATTCTGGGGTATGGGTGGGAAGGGGTTAGCCTGAGTGCTGAGTCTGTCTGTTCTATCATGTtaactccttgtcactcattgtCTTGCCATGTTTGGCTTGTCAAGGACAGCAATGGaattggcaagagcacaaacagatctgtgaccaggctagggagagtgagagggtgagagggtgggGATGATGATGTGGCATCTGATGCCATAACCAAACTGTCCTATCAGGGAAGGTGTCACAACCTCAAATCCAGCATTCTTACCATGCTCCTCCTTGGTCGCGCCCCAATAATCTCTccttcctgaagtgtgcacttgtttacTACTCCCCACAAATtgaaaagcattggattggtgtaggcATGGGCTAAACTACAAGAAGTTTCCACAATATTTTGTATACtagtcatttcctttcaaatccatGAAGGGAAGAGAACAAGTGCGCACGTTTGGAGAAAGGTTTGATTATTGGGACACCCCTTGTTTTCGGTTAGGTTAGTTGTTAATCAATGATCATCAGTGTTATAGGGTCATATGAAGCAGGAGGGGGGCAGTTCTGCATTGTACCCCACCCCAATGCCTCCAGCCTTATGCAAGACCAGTCCTGTGTGCTGTAAGTGCCATTGAACAGTGTTATTTTTACTTCACGGATGTAGCCAGTACATCTTTCAATCTGCGCAAGGCCCATATTGAATAATGTTTGTTTACTTGCTTGGACACATTTTTTGTTAAATAgtgcttcatcccaaatggcaccatattccctattggtgcactataggactctggtccaaAGTACTATACTATGTAGGGGAAAAGTGGCCATTTGGGACGTGGACAATAGCACGAATAAGGAATATTTCATGTGACAAAGTGACAAAGAGAATAAGATGGATGGGAAAGGTTTTTTACTGTGTTTAAGGGGATTTTCCTGTGTTGGAGCGTCAGCCATTATTAGTTGAGTGCACTTGTTTTAAAAAATGGTGGCAAACTAACCCTCACTTCAGGTAACAAATGTTAGTGAATATGGTCCCTGTGTTTTATGACGTGTTTCAGTTGATTTTACCTAACAGTGTTACTTCATTATTTTTCAGTTTGGCTTTAGTATTTTTCATGTGTGCATTTGGCAGTATTAGAACCCTTGTCACTGAGGAAAGTGTACCTATTTAGTTTTTAGAGGACTTTTTATATTTATGTGTCTTATTTTTATATTTCTTTATGGTTATTTATTACACACATTGTAGTGTACAATACTGTAGTTTGAATTGatacaataataatatattttagTATGAAAAATGATTTGAAGGTCAATGAATCCAGAGCGGTCTGAAGTACAGCTCTAGGAGTCATGAAGTTTGTTTTCAAAAAAGCAACCTGAAGTATTACGTCAACATGATGTCTGTttaagctgtaaaaaaaaaaaagaacaagaaAAGACACAAATGAAGAGAGAAGTGTTCCATGTGCATCCATCATCA
Coding sequences:
- the LOC110509192 gene encoding zinc finger E-box-binding homeobox 1, whose protein sequence is MADGPRCKRRKQANPKRNNVTNYNNVVEGQSDSDDEDKLHIVEEDPDGDSTVPEDASVVLTQNGTETHQDTWDEVKEDCGSEEEDEEEGEEGEEEEGGKDALVEEMLQLGDTAVIYPEAPEDEQKSMPERRVPDENGTPDALFQLLTCPYCSRGYKRCTALKEHIKLRHEKSEDNFSCSQCSYTFAYRTQLDRHMTQHKTQHKEPVQRHMPQTTTTTGGNRKFMCTECSKAFKYKHHLKEHLRIHSGEKPYECPNCKKRFSHSGSYSSHISSKKCVGMVPVNGTPRPVMKASQTPATQNQLSGTAPVAPTRLLLRGEKTDGKPLQEQLPVNQIKSEPVEYEYKPVAVGPNGAAGTNGAAGTNGTVFTSGMAVPQGTGLPQGMVQAVVLPTVGLMSPISINLSDLQNVLKVAMDGNVFRQVLGTANGLVTSKQGVVGQAGQQVISAISLPGFVDQDGTTKIIINYTLEPSLAQQPSAPQLLKKEPLTAPTTTNIQPASKVTEKLTQDLSIIKTEQPDSESEKEMEKEEAQTEAEAEQSKEGETPKAQTGKTTCLLCDDCPGGLDALHMLQHCKPTNGEGGDGSPLDPSIAALLAEAGITPGQPPLKNLLSLLKAYFALNAEPTEEELAKISDNVSLPVDIVKKWFEKMQSGQITVEPPGSSSPLPSTGLGTETQAAQEKSGEQTEEQLASAQTQETSSSQPPNSSPASTSASPLVSASAPSPLNLSSSGRVIVKTEEDSEGESQDLPLDLSLPKQPQSEPQVPHVPQEQPLNLTCLKKETSHPQLQAQLQPQLPGFQTQLQSQLQPQLQAQIQAQLQPQLQAQLQPQLQGQLPGFQTQLQAQGTTNTIYVTSPPQMATSSPVNIMTTQLVAITNQGSGVPCLRAISTGTTKRTILIPQLTYTYTTKAGNNATGADGAQKTVILNGCQEEEKADTSSESVSAVEEQNDSDSAPPQKKMRRLESGMYACDLCDKIFQKSSSLLRHKYEHTGKRPHECGICNKAFKHKHHLIEHTRLHSGEKPYRCDKCGKCFSHSGSYSQHMNHRYSYCKKEPQGDHQVGRRLRMTPEMSPQAEEQQLDSRPTSPPSQLDSDERESEEELEEEEGEEEGMEAMSMDDIRVVQVGEDDEESEIYEVEDFEGERQEEEEEGSREEEAQQEEEEGQQEEEEAQQEEEEEEEEEMEVQVMGDGEAEEGEAEKETVVTEKETVVTEKETVVTEKETVITEKETVVTEKETVVTEKAKETDNKEPHVDKENITETLENGQKETEENKMNSE